One region of Juglans regia cultivar Chandler chromosome 4, Walnut 2.0, whole genome shotgun sequence genomic DNA includes:
- the LOC108979605 gene encoding protein STICHEL-like 3 isoform X2 has protein sequence MTRAVRDRILKDANGDTDDHLRNHIHLTNCIHLKNHMHKHSPISADRSIVRDLVALQRSRSLRDPSASPPSWHSTSIVDLLPKKGENDSMLREARRSTATEHQREARRMLGSSPPLANLATSKVAPGEVGGGNDGIAAISECSSKSGVGNGRRVRREESSRKTSKTDILGGNEESPLDQDGNDLAHDLENSDLKDRRSKPRGKHIGNIQLKSLSEQLNAVRMDSDDVASSIIRLHGKHSRPEKTIREPEASIPGYCSGLSRVKRHKFRGARRTKAPTGARDIVAQNEFDRGLSVAFNTLAQDSGRPKYSMEEGEEEYVDSNVPRAPRNGCGIPWNWSIIHHRGKTILDMAGRSLSCGLSDSRLKKGGSTTHGREMSDTPMPSDYSTLSTGSDTEAMPLLVEASGSQGSTENAGWIHEYSGELGIFSDNLYTHDVDSDLASEARSGDQRKLNGYRNSRHQSLTQKYMPRTFRDLVGQNLVAQALLNAVMKRKVGLLYVFYGPHGTGKSSCARIFARALNCQSSEHPKPCGFCNSCIAHDMGKSRNIREVGPVSNFDFENITELLDNTIVSQLPSQYRVFIFDDCDTLSPDCWSAISKVIDRALRRVVVVLVSSSIDVLPHIIISRCQKFFFPKLKDADIIYALQWIATKEDLDIDKDALKLIASRSDGSLRDAEMTLEQLSLLGQRISVHLVQELVGLISDEKLVDLLDLALSADTINTVKNLRVIMETGVEPLALMSQLATVITDILAGSYDFKKERLRRKFFRRQPLSKEDMEKLRQALKTLSEAEKQLRMSNGKLTWLTAALLQLAPDQQYMLPTSADTSFNHSPMALDDAGGRDSARRIGEHSRMPNKGRGLSTDVRVENLLAGSSADICETGTPKGISLERKRHVGTGVAHQQTSAYAADMSRVSGRQISGKSRRGTEDIWLEVLGKTQINGLKEFLYREGKLISVSFGAGLLL, from the exons ATGACCAGAGCTGTCCGCGATAGGATTCTCAAGGATGCAAATGGTGATACCGATGATCATCTACGCAACCACATCCATTTGACAAATTGTATTCATTTGAAGAACCATATGCACAAGCATAGCCCCATATCAGCCGATAGGTCTATTGTGAGGGACCTTGTCGCCCTTCAGAGGTCAAGATCTCTCAGGGACCCTTCTGCAAGTCCTCCCTCTTGGCATTCAACTTCAATTGTTGATCTACTCCCAAAGAAGGGTGAAAATGATTCCATGCTTCGGGAGGCAAGAAGGTCTACAGCCACTGAGCACCAGAGAGAAGCTAGGAGAATGCTGGGAAGCTCGCCACCCTTAGCAAATTTAGCCACATCAAAAGTTGCTCCtggtgaggttggtgggggtAATGATGGAATAGCGGCCATCAGTGAATGTAGTAGCAAGAGTGGAGTTGGGAATGGTAGAAGAGTTAGGAGAGAGGAATCTAGTCGGAAGACTAGTAAGACTGATATTTTGGGTGGCAATGAGGAGTCTCCACTTGATCAAGATGGTAATGATTTGGCTCATGATTTGGAGAACTCTGACCTGAAAGATAGGAGAAGTAAACCAAGGGGGAAGCATATTGGAAATATCCAGTTAAAGAGTCTCTCTGAGCAGTTGAATGCTGTTCGTATGGATAGTGATGATGTAGCATCTTCTATCATCCGTCTTCATGGAAAACATTCTCGACCTGAGAAAACTATCAGGGAACCAGAAGCCAGCATTCCTGGGTACTGCAGTGGGTTAAGTAGAGTTAAAAGGCACAAGTTTCGAGGTGCAAGAAGAACTAAAGCTCCTACAGGTGCAAGAGATATTGTTGCTCAGAATGAATTCGATCGGGGATTGTCTGTGGCATTTAATACATTAGCTCAGGATTCAGGCCGTCCTAAGTATTCCATGgaggagggagaagaagaatatGTTGATTCAAATGTCCCAAGGGCTCCAAGAAATGGGTGTGGGATTCCTTGGAATTGGTCAATAATTCATCACAGAGGTAAAACTATTCTTGACATGGCTGGAAGAAGTTTGTCTTGTGGTCTGTCGGACTCAAGGTTAAAGAAAGGAGGTTCAACTACCCATGGGAGAGAAATGTCTGACACACCAATGCCATCCGACTACTCGACCCTATCTACAGGATCCGATACAGAGGCAATGCCTCTTCTAGTTGAGGCATCTGGATCTCAGGGAAGCACTGAAAATGCTGGTTGGATCCATGAATATTCCGGTGAGCTTGGTATCTTCTCTGATAATTTGTACACACACGATGTTGATTCTGACCTTGCCTCTGAAGCCAGATCTGGGGATCAACGCAAGTTGAATGGCTATCGCAACAGTAGACACCAAAGTTTGACACAAAAGTACATGCCAAGAACCTTCAGGGATCTTGTGGGACAGAATTTGGTCGCACAGGCTCTTTTAAATGCTGTGATGAAAAGGAAGGTTGGATTGCTATATGTGTTTTATGGACCTCATGGCACTGGTAAAAGCTCTTGTGCCCGCATATTTGCCAGAGCATTGAATTGCCAATCTTCGGAACATCCTAAACCTTGTGGCTTTTGCAATTCATGCATTGCACATGACATGGGTAAGAGTAGGAACATAAGGGAAGTTGGCCCAGTTAGTAATTTTGACTTCGAGAACATTACAGAGTTACTCGACAATACGATTGTCTCCCAGCTGCCATCACAGTATAGGGTGTTTATCTTTGATGACTGTGATACTTTGTCCCCTGATTGCTGGAGTGCCATATCAAAGGTCATTGATCGAGCTCTCAGACGCGTGGTTGTTGTCCTCGTCAGTTCAAGTATTGATGTTTTGCCTCATATAATCATATCCAGGTGCCAGAAGTTCTTTTTTCCAAAGCTGAAGGATGCAGATATTATATATGCTTTGCAGTGGATTGCAACCAAAGAAGATCTGGATATTGATAAGGATGCACTAAAACTCATTGCATCAAGATCAGATGGATCATTGAGGGATGCTGAGATGACTCTTGAGCAACTGAGTTTGCTTGGTCAGAGAATTTCTGTTCATCTGGTTCAGGAACTG GTTGGGCTTATCTCAGATGAGAAATTAGTAGATCTTCTTGATTTAGCACTATCTGCTGACACAATTAACACGGTGAAGAATTTGAGAGTAATAATGGAAACTGGTGTGGAACCATTAGCGTTGATGTCACAGCTTGCTACGGTGATTACTGATATTCTTGCTGGTAGTTATGACTTCAAAAAAGAAAGGCTTAGAAGGAAGTTCTTTCGACGACAACCCC TATCCAAAGAAGATATGGAAAAACTGCGTCAAGCTTTGAAAACTTTATCTGAGGCTGAAAAACAACTAAGGATGTCAAATGGCAAGTTAACATGGCTAACCGCAGCATTGCTTCAACTTGCTCCTGATCAGCAGTACATGCTTCCTACTTCTGCAGACACTAGTTTTAATCACAGTCCCATGGCCCTAGATGATGCTGGTGGAAGAGATTCAGCCAGGAGAATAGGTGAACATTCCAGGATGCCCAATAAGGGGAGAGGCTTGTCAACAGATGTCAGAGTAGAAAATCTCCTTGCTGGAAGTTCTGCAGATATCTGTGAAACTGGTACGCCTAAGGGTATTAGTTTAGAGAGAAAAAGACATGTTGGCACTGGTGTGGCTCATCAACAGACATCTGCATATGCTGCTGACATGTCTAGGGTAAGTGGCAGGCAGATTTCTGGTAAAAGCCGTAGAGGAACTGAAGATATCTGGCTGGAGGTGCTTGGGAAAACTCAAATCAATGGCTTAAAGGAATTTTTGTATCGAGAAGGGAAGCTGATCTCAGTCAGTTTTGGTGCAG GATTGCTCCTATAG